The following are from one region of the Corylus avellana chromosome ca1, CavTom2PMs-1.0 genome:
- the LOC132167925 gene encoding peptidyl-prolyl cis-trans isomerase CYP22, with the protein MASGGGNTVEWHVRPPNPKNPIVFFDITIGNIPAGRIKMELFADITPKTAENFRQFCTGEYRKAGLPVGYKGCQFHRVIKDFMIQAGDFLKGDGSGCVSIYGHKFEDENFVAKHTGPGLLSMANSGPSTNGCQFFLTCAKCDWLDNKHVVFGRVLGDGLLVLRKIENVATGPNNRPKLPCLIAECGEM; encoded by the exons ATGGCGTCAGGCGGAGGGAACACCGTGGAGTGGCACGTGCGGCCGCCGAACCCAAAGAACCCCATCGTCTTCTTCGACATCACCATCGGTAACATTCCCGCCGGCCGCATCAAGATGGAGCTCTTCGCCGATATCACCCCCAAAACCGCCGAAAATTTCAG GCAGTTCTGCACCGGAGAGTACAG GAAAGCTGGATTGCCTGTTGGTTACAAGGGATGCCAGTTCCATAGGGTGATTAAGGATTTCATGATTCAGGCTGGTGATTTCTTAAAG GGTGATGGTAGTGGATGTGTTTCCATCTATGGACATAAGTTTGAGGATGAAAATTTTGTAGCCAAACATACTGGTCCTGGTTTGTTGTCAATG GCGAATAGTGGACCAAGTACTAATGGTTGTCAG TTCTTCCTCACTTGTGCAAAATGTGACTGGCTTGACAATAAGCACGTTGTATTTGGG AGAGTGCTTGGAGATGGTCTTCTGGTTCTCAGGAAGATTGAGAATGTGGCTACTGGACCTAACAACCGGCCTAAACTCCCTTGCCTTATTGCTGAATGTGGAGAGATGTAA
- the LOC132186923 gene encoding G-type lectin S-receptor-like serine/threonine-protein kinase RKS1, translated as MIMYFAKRFLFLQTLLHFLLWFGTSSLDAITSGQNIRDGGDHEPKLHEVLVSTGKTFAFGFFTPGESTHRYVGIWYYSAPGNTVVWVANRDNPIQDKTGVLSIDVHGNLVLHDNSRSTTPIWSTNHVSKPSRNNNTLAQLEDSGNLVLKSENGTGEVLLLWQSFDYPTHIQLPNMKIGIDRKTGLNRFLTSWKSKDDPGTGNWSYKIHTNGSPQLFLYNGDIPRWRSGHWTGVGWSGVPTLAGNQLFKFSLVDNQNETTTTWSFNARYQVVLATSVLNESGSIQRYVFVQGENKWTILGSVPYADAHGCDTYRECGAFGNCDFNAANDSKCLCLPGFLRNASGGCSRKSGEAFLCRSDEGFKKVVGVKVPDTSVARVNKSVSFEACEELCLQNCTCLAYASVDVKEEGGCITWHGDLVDTRVFKEGGQDLYVRVDALELGKVISASTVKKSEGFFANKRRLAIVVVAILFTSFLFLLFASWLIKRKRKGSRRQVALFDDGTNGSKSFLRDSAKLDETRRIPDVQFFDLSTIIAATYNFSPSKRLGQGGFGPVYKGQLANGQEIAVKSLSRSSKQGTEEFKNEVKLIAKLQHRNLVKLFGCCIHKEEKMLIYEYMPNKSLDFFIFDEIRKKLLDWRKRFDIISGIARGVLYLHQDSRLKIIHRDLKASNVLLDAAMNPKISDFGLARMFGDEQDEANTRKVVGTYGYMSPEYAMEGLYSIKSDVFSYGVLILEIISGKRNNYYHIGSPSLNLIGYVWDLWMDGKAMDVIDPSLGQEYPTHEVLRCIQVGLLCVQEQATDRPTMLEIVFMLGNEATAPSPNKPAFINKAINSGLDSSGSKGPPASLNELTITMPEGR; from the exons ATGATCATGTATTTTGCAAAGCGGTTTCTCTTTCTGCAAACGTTGCTTCATTTCCTCCTCTGGTTTGGCACATCATCACTGGATGCCATAACTAGCGGCCAAAACATTAGAGATGGTGGTGATCACGAGCCAAAACTTCATGAGGTTCTAGTCTCTACCGGAAAAACCTTTGCGTTTGGTTTCTTTACTCCCGGTGAGTCTACCCACCGTTATGTTGGGATTTGGTATTACAGCGCTCCAGGAAATACGGTGGTGTGGGTTGCAAACAGAGACAATCCTATTCAAGACAAGACTGGAGTTCTCTCAATTGATGTTCATGGAAACCTCGTACTCCACGACAACAGTCGGAGCACCACACCCATCTGGTCCACAAATCATGTTTCCAAACCAAGCCGCAACAACAATACTCTCGCTCAGCTCGAGGATTCTGGAAATCTTGTCTTGAAGAGTGAGAATGGAACAGGGGAGGTACTACTACTATGGCAGAGCTTTGACTATCCAACACACATCCAGCTTCCAAATATGAAAATTGGGATTGACCGAAAGACGGGCCTGAACCGGTTCCTAACATCTTGGAAGTCCAAAGATGACCCGGGAACCGGGAATTGGTCGTACAAGATCCACACCAATGGCTCCCCTCAGTTGTTCTTGTACAACGGCGACATTCCGCGGTGGCGCTCCGGTCACTGGACTGGCGTTGGATGGAGCGGCGTACCCACCTTAGCAGGTAATCAACTCTTCAAATTTAGTTTGGTAGACAACCAGAACGAGACTACCACGACCTGGAGTTTCAATGCGCGCTATCAAGTAGTCCTAGCAACGTCAGTCTTAAACGAGTCCGGGTCGATCCAGCGGTATGTCTTTGTGCAGGGAGAGAATAAATGGACTATTCTAGGCTCAGTACCTTATGCGGATGCCCATGGGTGTGACACATACCGCGAGTGCGGTGCGTTTGGCAACTGTGATTTCAATGCAGCTAATGATTCCAAGTGTTTGTGTCTGCCGGGGTTCCTGAGAAATGCGTCAGGGGGGTGCTCAAGGAAGAGCGGAGAGGCATTCCTTTGCCGAAGCGACGAAGGTTTCAAGAAGGTGGTCGGCGTGAAGGTTCCGGATACTTCAGTGGCAAGAGTAAACAAGAGTGTAAGTTTTGAAGCGTGTGAAGAATTGTGCTTGCAGAATTGTACTTGCTTGGCTTATGCCAGCGTGGATGTGAAAGAGGAAGGCGGGTGCATTACGTGGCATGGTGATTTGGTAGATACACGTGTGTTTAAGGAAGGGGGCCAAGACTTGTACGTGCGTGTTGATGCGCTGGAGTTAG GGAAAGTAATTTCCGCCTCTACAGTAAAGAAATCAGAGGGGTTCTTTGCAAATAAGAGGAGGCTGGCAATTGTGGTGGTGGCCATACTTTttacttcatttctttttctcctctttgCAAGCTGGTTGataaagaggaagagaaaag GGAGCAGAAGACAAGTCGCATTGTTTGATGATGGTACAAATGGCTCAAAATCCTTTCTTCGGGATTCTGCGAAGCTTGATGAAACTAGAAGGATACCAGATGTCCAATTTTTTGATCTGAGCACCATAATTGCTGCCACATACAATTTCTCCCCATCTAAAAGGCTTGGACAAGGTGGTTTTGGCCCGGTCTATAAG GGTCAACTAGCCAATGGACAAGAAATAGCGGTGAAATCACTCTCAAGAAGTTCAAAGCAGGGCACTGAAGAATTTAAGAATGAAGTTAAGCTCATAGCAAAACTCCAACATAGGAATCTTGTCAAGCTTTTTGGTTGTTGCATTCACAAAGAAGAGAAGATGTTAATCTATGAatacatgccaaacaaaagccTTGACTTTTTCATCTTCG AtgaaataagaaagaaattgttAGATTGGAGAAAGCGATTTGACATTATTTCTGGAATTGCTCGAGGAGTCTTATATCTTCACCAAGATTCAAGGCTAAAAATCATCCACAGAGACCTAAAAGCAAGTAACGTTCTACTGGATGCGgcaatgaatccaaaaatttcagattttgggttGGCTAGAATGTTTGGTGATGAACAAGATGAAGCAAATACAAGAAAAGTTGTTGGCACATa TGGATACATGTCTCCAGAGTATGCAATGGAAGGGTTATATTCTATAAAATCAGATGTCTTCAGCTATGGCGTCTTGATACTAGAGATAATCAGTGGCAAGAGAAACAATTATTATCACATCGGAAGTCCCTCCCTAAATTTGATTGGATAT GTATGGGACCTATGGATGGATGGAAAAGCCATGGATGTAATCGATCCATCATTGGGTCAGGAATATCCTACTCATGAAGTTCTAAGATGCATTCAAGTTGGGCTCTTATGTGTGCAAGAACAAGCCACAGATCGGCCAACCATGCTTGAAATTGTCTTCATGCTTGGAAATGAAGCAACTGCTCCATCTCCTAACAAGCCAGCATTTATCAACAAAGCCATAAATTCTGGTCTGGATTCCTCAGGCTCTAAAGGACCACCTGCTTCCTTAAATGAGCTGACCATCACCATGCCTGAAGGTCGTTAA
- the LOC132177164 gene encoding transcription factor TGA2.2-like — protein sequence MESRIVRAGAEDETGAASVMPSFDSQLPSSNALCTEGNTIHSFRISDFGTFEQSVGFRLENAVDLSGNTVFSSTKVSTQAVASDPLHIGTSDKSPTSRDINPSSFRVDRQRLPLEKGQPSNLVSISSGNIENWEESNMADASPRTDISTDVDTDEKNQRFDSGQSLAIIGASDSSDRSKDKSDQKTLRRLAQNREAARKSRLRKKAYVQQLESSRLKLTQLEQELQRARQQGIFISSSGDQAHSMSGNGAMAFDVEYARWMEEQNRQINELRSAVNSHASDAELRIIVDNILAHYDEIFRLKGIAAKADVFHLLSGMWKTPAERCFLWLGGFRSSELLKLLVNQLEPLTEQQLMGITNLQQSSQQAEDALSQGMEALQQSLAETLSSGNLGSSGSSGNVANYMGQMAMAMGKLGTLEGFIRQADNLRQQTLQQMHRILTTRQSARALLAINDYFSRLRALSSLWLARPRE from the exons TCCATTCTTTTCGCATTTCTGATTTCGGGACATTTGAGCAATCAGTTGGATTTCGCTTAGAGAATGCTGTTGACCTGAGTGGAA ATACTGTGTTTAGTTCTACTAAAGTAAGTACTCAAGCAGTTGCTTCCGATCCCCTCCATATTGGCACTTCCGATAAG TCACCAACTTCACGTGATATAAATCCATCTTCTTTCCGAGTGGATCGTCAGAGATTACCATTGGAAAAGGGTCAACCATCCAATCTGGTTTCTATATCAAGTGGTAATATAGAGAACTGGGAAGAGTCCAACATGGCTGATGCCAGTCCTAGGACTGATATCTCAACAGATGTGGATACAGATGAAAAGAATCAGAGG TTTGATAGTGGTCAATCTCTCGCTATTATTGGGGCTTCTGATTCCAGCGACAGATCAAAGGATAAATCAGATCAGAAG ACTCTCCGCAGGCTTGCTCAAAATCGGGAGGCTGCAAGAAAAAGCCGATTGAGAAAAAAA GCATATGTCCAACAGCTCGAGAGTAGTCGTTTGAAGCTGACCCAACTAGAGCAGGAGCTGCAGCGGGCAAGACAGCAG GGAATCTTCATATCAAGCTCAGGAGACCAAGCCCATTCAATGAGTGGAAATG GAGCCATGGCATTTGATGTAGAATACGCAAGGTGGATGGAAGAGCAAAATCGACAAATTAATGAACTCAGATCAGCAGTCAATTCCCATGCAAGTGATGCAGAGCTACGTATCATTGTTGATAATATCTTGGCACATTATGATGAGATTTTTAGGTTGAAGGGTATTGCAGCCAAGGCTGATGTTTTCCATTTGTTGTCTGGCATGTGGAAAACACCTGCTGAGAGGTGTTTCTTGTGGCTTGGTGGTTTCCGTTCGTCTGAGCTCCTGAAG CTTCTTGTAAATCAATTGGAGCCTCTTACAGAGCAGCAACTGATGGGGATTACCAACTTGCAGCAGTCCTCCCAACAGGCAGAAGATGCATTATCTCAAGGGATGGAAGCATTGCAACAATCCCTGGCTGAGACATTGTCTAGTGGAAATCTTGGTTCCTCAGGTTCATCTGGGAATGTAGCAAACTACATGGGTCAAATGGCCATGGCCATGGGTAAGCTAGGGACCCTTGAGGGGTTCATTCGCCAG GCTGACAATCTCCGGCAACAGACGCTGCAACAAATGCACCGGATATTGACAACCCGCCAGTCTGCTCGTGCTCTCCTTGCGATAAATGACTATTTCTCTAGGCTACGTGCTCTTAGTTCCCTCTGGCTTGCCCGCCCAAGAGAGTGA
- the LOC132189930 gene encoding NADH dehydrogenase [ubiquinone] 1 alpha subcomplex subunit 6: protein MAFTLRSVKVPPNSASLEEARHRVFDFFRAACRSLPTVMEIYNLHDVATVSQLRSTVASEIRKNSHVTNPKVIDMLLFKAMEELGNIAEHAKQRHHIIGQYVVGRQGLVQDVGTKDQGISNFLKNFYNTNY, encoded by the exons ATGGCGTTCACACTGCGGAGCGTGAAGGTGCCACCGAACTCAGCAAGTCTGGAAGAAGCGAGGCATCGGGTGTTCGATTTCTTCAGGGCCGCATGCCGATCCCTACCAACCGTCATGGAAATCTACAACCTGCACGACGTCGCCACCGTGTCCCAGCTCCGCTCCACCGTCGCCTCCGAGATCCGCAAGAACTCCCACGTCACCAATCCCAAG GTGATTGATATGTTGCTCTTCAAGGCAATGGAAGAGCTGGGTAACATTGCGGAGCACGCAAAGCAGCGGCACCATATTATTGGCCAGTATGTGGTGGGTCGTCAAGGGCTTGTGCAGGATGTGGGTACCAAGGATCAAGGCATCTCCAATTTCCTCAAAAATTTTTACAACACCAACTACTGA